agaaaatgatttatttgcTGGTTAGAGTATAAAggtaatatatatatgagtAAGCtagttaaaattttaattagaggAGAGTTATTACGATTTAGAGGTAAAActtataatttcataataagtTAGTTTAAGGTTGGATAAGATGTTGAATGGGCTAAGAAATGTGTGGCTGAAAAAATAGACTGTGGAAGAAACGATTTTGTATGGCAATtaggattaaaataaattaggacCTGATTTTCGAAGGGAAGATAATGCCAGAGTTCTTCTCtttaaatgatatcaaaaatttgaaGGATTAATCGATCATTGAAATTCGAATGAAGAagtgatttaataatataatgtaTATACAATTATATGCAATACCAGGGCAAATATTTTTGGGAATGTTTGCTCAATTCACCTATGATTTTGGAGTGATCTATTACTTATGCATGATGACAATCCTTATCAGTCTATATGCGTGCATATACATTAGCAGCAGCCAATTATTTCCGAGATGTTTATGGATGATCGTTCCGTTTTAGATGGTACTAACTATTATGAATTTCGATATGGTGAGTGCGGGAATCATTCCTTATTTGATTCTTacagattaaataaatagtgaTATCATTATCAGATTACCAAAGAAACCGATTCCCCCTCCAAGAAGATCATTTAATGCTTAGATTGATAATCAACATAGCATTCACATTCAAAATgtcatcaaataaaatgcACAGAGCCtcaaaaaatatgaatattttcatattggTTGTATAACTTTGTGTTACATAGCAATAccaaaatataattgtacTAGAATGTTAACTATTCAAAAGACACTgcataattgttaaatactgctttctaataatattattacaaatcaGATTATAATACAACTCTGTTCAAGATAGTCATTTCgtcaatcaaatttatgtTATGTTCATTGACATTAGATATAAGAGCAATGTTAACTGTAGCAATATTGCCGAATTTCATAAATGAGCAAAAGATCtattcttattgttttttgACTGAATAGATTTTCATCACATATCTGGATTACGAATACGGAATCTatcataatttgataatatttttaagcttttacatttttgattcttaaaataagaagtacatcatattaattattttattagcaCAAAATAGTTGACGCTCTTTTATATTCCATTGCTGATATATGCATTTGAAACCTAAACAGCAATTTATATATACACATATATTGTTATAAGTTCAGTTTATATAGCTTTGCTTATAATTGAATAGGAGAAACAAGTGATGtatttaagatatatatTGGTGGTAGTGGGATTATTCATAGCAGAACAATGGTATAGCAACTTATTAATTAGGTATTACAAATTGTTATTGTTGATATTTTTGGTTGACACTGAAATGAATGTTAACATAAAACTCTTTGTCCAAGTATTTGTGGGGAAATAGGTATTTGACTTATTCGTATGCTACACTCCTTTGATTACACATCAGTTATTTCAATACAAATATGATGTttgcaattttaattctacaTTATGTCTTTTGAGTGTGGTTACGTTGGTGGTAACTTTGCATATCCATCAGGAGAACCTGATATTCTCTCGTCTCATGCAGATATATGTAAGGAATGAATAGATTATGTAGCTGTTATCGTTGCCTATATGGCCAGCCTTATTCTACTACGATAGATCAGcggataatttaattttagcattgataaatattgtgcaaatattaaaatagttctAGTAGCAGGTGGAGGAATGatacaaataatatatatatgattttatttgatttatgatttatcattcaaattaatttagaatttgttTGAATACCAGCATAATTATCTTGGATTTAGTTGAGAGTCAAATCTTATGCCATACGCTTGATTTCTTTATAGGCACTCATTACAAAGTATTCATTTTCCCCTTCGATTCTCAAGAACAGCTTCTTCTATCCAGGCAATGGTTTCTTACCGGGTTCTACAAGACTTCCTCTCTGtgaaatttaacaattagtAAGTTCATGAATCATGTTTAGAAATTCTTTGCTTAAGATCTTCAATCTTGCTTGAGTGGGATAATCGTTAATTTCAAAGTCATAACTTACAAAATCATGATTGTTTCTCTCTCTTTCTTCAAATTCGTTAATGATTTGCATTGCTTCTTCGATGCCTCcttcaattgatttattaacttAGCTATGCTATTTTAATACTCTTTTAATTGCATCCATTGCTGCATTGGCCACTTATTCTCTTGAGCCTCCAGAATTGATACACAAATTCGCTGCTTTTGTGGCTTCGGATAGGATTTGAGATTTCAAGGCAGGATCTTTAATCAACTACATAATCCTCTCTCTTTCAACTCTATCTCTTTCCTCCTACTTTTTCAATCtttctctaaaataataagtatagAATATACTCTTCACTTAATTTGCCTTTTGCAATTTCCTCCAATACTTTTTCATCATCCGAAGACTGTTCATCCATCATCAAACCCTCCAATCCAAACTTCTTCCTCATTTGTGCTCTGAAGTCCTGGAACTTCTATTCCTCCTCAGGTCCAAATGTAAATCCTCCTCCAgctctatttttatttctataaatctTTGCTTCTCCTGCCTTGACCTTCTCCATAAATGACTTCTGGTATTCCTTGAGTTTCTCAGGCAATTGTTGCTCACTCTTCTCAAGCAGATAGACCAAATCATTTGCCAGATGCTCGTCTTGAGGAGTAAAGAAGGTGATGGCCGTGCCCTTTTAACCAGCCCTCCCAGTCCTTCCTATCCTATGTATGTAGTCCTCCATGTGATTGGGACAACTGAAGTTGATGACTAAACAAATATGCTTGATGTCTAATCCTCTTGCTAATACAGAAGTTGCTACCATAATTGTTCTAATCCCCTTCTTAAAATCATGGATTGTGAATTCTCTATCCTAGGGGTCCATTCCTCCATGCAACACAAATGACTTATATCCATATTTCAACAACTCCTTGAACAGATCGTCTGCTTCCGTCTGCTTCTCCACAAATATTAGGATGCTCCCCTTTGTGTACCATTCCTGGAACAGAAGCAACAACTTATACAGTTTGTCCGATTCATCCATGAactctattatttattcaatatttccaCCTGCTTATCCTCTCCCTCCTACTATGCATTCTATTGGTTTACGTAAGACCCTTGAAATATACTAATTGATTGATACCTTTTGGCCAGTTGCTCCACGTTCTTTGGGAATGTAGCTGAAAACATGACTAATTGTCTGTCTGGTCTGAtgttttgtattattttacatatttaTGGTTCAAAACCTAAATCGAACATTCTATCAGCTTCATCTATTACTACATATGTTACCCTTCTTAGATTTGTTATTTTCCCGTTGCTTGTTGTTAAAACATCAATCATTCGTCCTGGAGTACACACAACTATTTCAGTTCCTCTTTTTAAATCACTCAACTAACCAGCTATCCCAGCACCTCCGACACAACAAACAacattcaaattcaaaatagaagTGAACCATCTAcaattaacataaatttaatgtgcCAATTCTCTTGTTGGAGCCATGATTATGGCTATGGGACCATCCCCATCCTTCAAAGCCGGTTGATCTAGAACATGCCTCAAAAGAGGTAATAAGTAGGCTAATGTTTTTCCACTCCCCGTCTCAGCAATGCCTATGAAATCTCTCCCAGACATAATGCAAGGAACAGCCTAAATTCATACATCAATTCATACTTGAGCCTATATCGGAAACGGATTTAtgaatttcttcttctcAATCAACACATTCAAAACCCTGTCATTCAATCCACATTAATACCAATTCTAAATTGGTTTAGGCACATCCTTCCCTCTCACTTTGATATCTCCTAATTACTACCTTAATTTTTTGGCTTCTTCCGGTGTCATTTATACTAATTCACTTACCTCTCTATAGAAATCTTTTCTAAAAGGTTAATAGTCAATAGTGGAATGATCAACCGGTTTTAATTCCTTCTTCTCCAACTTCTTCTGTTTGTCAAAGATATCAGGTTCCTCTTCCAATAGAGCTAacatctattattattctaaatccaCATCCTCAGCTTCATCTTCATCTTCCCTTTGTCTCATCTTCTCCTCAAGTtcctttttctttaattctttcataaattattcataaaactTATTATCCTCCTCATCTTcctcaataatttattattattctaactccttttactaattttatgTTTCCTGTCCCTGTTCAATTTCCATCCCATTAgtattctttttttcattCGTTTAATTGACACTGTTTTGTATGATGTCCTCATAAGTAATAACTTTTTAAGCATTCAACTTCCTTAGTTCCTCTTCAATGGCTTACTTCCTCTTCTTCTCCTTTTCCTCTTCCTCCTTTCTCCTTCTTTCATCTTCATCTGCCTATTATGTTGCTTCggctaaataattaaaggaatttgTTACTTTCAACTTATCTCATAAATGCTTCAAGTGGATCCTCCTCTTGATCATCATACTATTCTTCTCTCCACCTTCGTTTTATTTGTGGTCTtgagaattattattgaggttgttattgcaattcttttaatttagaaatagatTAAAGATTTTTTGTAAAGTACTTAACTTTGGATGCATTTTCATCTTCGCTATCACTATCactatcattatttaatgtcTTTTTGCCTATCAAGAATCTTTCCTGTTACTGTTTTTCTACTTTTTCAACTTGTTTCTGAGCTTCTTGATCCTCCTCTTCTTACATTTTCGCATCCTATCTATTATCATTCccattttcttcttaatattattcctCAGCATTATCATCTTCTTCAATTCCATCAGAATCATAGAATAGCTTCTCTCCCACCAATCTACACTTTTTTAATGcatcttatatttatttttcttaatttttttgtgaCCAATCATAGAGTTATTCATCTGGGGGTAGAATTGGCTCAATTACTTCAGGATCTTTGTAaacaaattcttttttatcgtcatcatcatcatcatctgaattttaaaatttaatcaatttagcCTTCATTAATCTGGATAATCGCTTCTATTCGTCGTCTTTCAACTTCTATTCATCTTAGGCCTACTTTTTCTGAGCATTTATGGGGGAAGTACTATGGCTTTTCTTTCTGctcttcttttcttttttttttgattctttttactttttatttttcttttaagatTCCTTTTTAACagattctttcttttttatgGACTCCTTCTTTATTGAGTCTTTCTTAGCCTTTGACTTTTTTTCCTTCTTCTCTTTCTTCTCCTTCTTCTTATTAGATTTGCTTCTACTTTTACTCTTCTTTTTGTCTTTCcccatttaataaaaatttaaataaaagataatatttatcaaccctgtttataaatgaaaataaaatcacAATCTTTTTACAAACTCCTTCAATCTTCCAATCATCTCTACATACACATCCTTAGTTGCTATCGTCAgcattcttttaattatgagAATCATTACCTAAACCCTTGATACTTCTCAGTGCCATTCCAAGACAAGGGTAACAAAATTATGTTTTCCTCCCCAAGTAACTTCTTGGCAAATTCTGTATCACTTTTAACTTAAAACACCTCCAAATCAATAAGAAcagttaaataaaatgttccTTAAGCTGGAATGCATTTTAAACCTCTAATTTGATCTAATtcttagattaaaaaatcatGATTCTCCTTAAAATGCGTCATTCTGTCTCTAGCATAAAATATTGTCAATTAATCAAGTATTTAAGGTAGAGAATTAATTACGAATACATTGGCATACAATAAAAACTGACATATATTGTACATTGCCTATTTGATTTCAACAGCATAGtgatttttatcataaaaaatcATCCATGATATTTACCAAACAGGTGTAAAGAACATCTTGTCCATTTCTCCCAAACGTATTATGGGTCCCTTATCTGCCAATTCTCAGAATGACACAAATTCCCCAAATGACATACCATAGTAAATTTCATCAGCAACTATTAAAACCCTATTCTAATTCGCCCAATCTATAATTTCCTAAACATGTTCCTTTGAAAATACTGATCCACAAGGATTCGAAGGATTTATAACATATAAAAAACTTAGTGTTTTCATCTAACTCGCTCTTCAAATCctctaaatcaatttacCATTTATTCtctgattataattaatattttctcaCTTGAGTACCAGTTGAATGGCAATAGGAGTGATTCTAAGACTTCGGGATCTCAGACTTAACAATATCATAACCTATCTAACTCATCTTGCATTGCTCATGTCCAAATTAAGTTGGATCGCCCTTCATAAACGATATCAATGGTTAACATTCTCTAATTAAAGATCAGggttataaatattaatttagactcgtcaatttaatttactatttttattaaattagcaaATGTAAGTTAAGTTTTCacattagaataatttgCATAATAACAAATCCAACAGTATTAGtgattacaattaataaacaatattaaacaaaatacaTAATAATCACAGTTATCTTTCACTCTTTCTGCTATTGTTGCTATTGTCTATAAAGTTATTAAGCAAGAATATATCGATTTATATCCATTTGGTTTTTATTCTTGAATTTCATACTCTATTTGGCTGctcttaatttttacaataaagCCTCTCTTTcctatgaaaaataaaacttatttttaCCTTATCAGTTTCTACATATGTTTCCTCTGATATTTGTTAGGTTTACTATTCtgtttttaattactaattgCGATTGGTACCAAATTATCTTCTGCTATCTATGatttatagaaaaattagaatacctaaatttgattattgagtgtcttttcttttttcattCAAAGCCTTTTTTAAGTTGGCTAATAAAGCATCTGCTTCCTTGACTCTTGTGTCTTCAGGCTTGAGagtctaattttaatacattatATTACTCTCTTTAATAGATCAGATGCTCTTTCTTAGAATTCAACTGCCTTTTAGAAGTCTCCAATTTCACCATGTTCCAAAGCAATCGCTGAATAATATCCAGATATTCTCAATTTGTACTATTAGGTCTCTGTCCCTGAGAAAGACTTAAACAATGATTCACACTTCTCCAGTCCTTCAAATAAGCAGTTCAAAGCACTCTAATGCTAACCACTTTCTGAATAAAGCAATGACAAATTtgtatattgattaaatactTCTTAGCCTTCCCCTCCAATTAAATTGGCAAGATATAAAGTATGCAGCATATGATTGAAAGCTTCCTTATAACTTTTGGTCGAAAAGTAATATAATGACAAAGCTGTTATAGCTTATATTGTTAAAGGGTGATCATAACCGTAGATTGCAGTATAAATCTAAATGGCTTGCTTTTAGAAGTGTATGGCTGCATCATATTCCTATTTTCTCAAATAGACTGCTGAAATCTTGGAATAGCAATTTGCCAATTCTTTATGCATCTAACcatgtaaatttaatattatttgtgATGCAGTAAGATAAGATTCTAAAGCTTGATGAAGATTTTAATGTTCAAGCATATACTTTTGAccaatttctatattatttttagcaTCCTCTGATACTTActctataaatttgataattggCTGGATTCCTACTATATCAGAAGGTTAGAAATCATGGTAGTCTCGAGCTACCAATTGTAATCCTATTTATTAACATAGCTCTCTTAAACAGGATAATTTATGGAACCctttcttattcaatatagATGAATCTATTTTATGTTAATATCTGGCTTCTGCaatcttattgatttaatccCAAACCTCTTAGTATGTGGGATATTGATAATTGTTGGCTTAAATTAAACATCGAAAGTGAGGTTTATCACCATTTTGAgtacttttatttttgttcttcttctttttcttcttctcctcttatttattattattaactgaAGGATTGGAATTAGAGaatattacatttaaaaGATGACTCAagatttaagataattaattttgaggTGCCTATCTCATGGATTCTCTAAAAATGTGTTTTAATGTCTTAGCAAAGACAACTCTTTCCAGAGTAAGTCTTAAAGAGGGTTATTCTTCAGAACGAATAAAACTGATTACTTTTCCAAGATATCTCATATTGACTCCATGAGAATGGAAAATGTCTGAGATGCTTAGATCTGAGTGTCTTGATGTTTCTGGTTatgataattcttaaatcagTTGAGGAattgcttaatttaataaaaatgtagccaatttttttaaatcctcCTCCTATTATGTTAATTTCTCTGAGGTTTATAATGCGGTCTTAGTGCCCAAAGCTGGGTTCAACTTTAATCCTTCCTTAGGATTGCCaatcaatagattttaaatattttaatatgctTCCTATTATGTTTTAGGGTCATCactattattttgtttaattttttaaatagtattaacaacccaataattttgaagtaATTCATATCTCAAAACACAACATTAATTGTTTTctccttaataattatagtcTCTTGGAGAAAGTCTTAAAAGATCGAGCAAATACATTCTTTTATCTGATCCCATGATACCTTTGACTTCTATGCTTCCAGCCATGGAATACTTTTGTTGGTTGCTGTCAAGAAATACAATATCAGTATCAAGATGGAAGAATTCACATGTTTTTGACATGACTTTGTGAAACTCTTCAGATTTTTGAATGGTCTTTCCATCATCAATTGAACCATACTAAGTGCAATTGCTATGATCACTATTGAGTATTCCTGGTATAATGGACTATGCAATAACTCTTCTCCCTTTATAATCAACTAAACAAGTATTCAAAACACTTAATCCAGGAATGTCTAATTTATGGAGAATCTacaaatttctaaaatcGCAATTAGTTGTTGAGACTGTTGGTGTAGCATCAGGACCACTTtcttactttaatttatataattttaaatactctAAAATCTTCTGGTGTTTCCATAGCAAAACTAAAGAATATCTGATTGTAAACGTAAACCTATTAGCATTCGACATCCATGGGATTTAAAGGCTAGATAATTTTATCGACAACAGCACAAGCTCCTCTAACTGCAGCTTCAACAAAGTCTCCATAGACCTTTGATAATGCTTTGTctctattcaatttttgaattaaatcaattttgggCAATGAACGAAAGACTTGCAATTCTTCATTCCAATCTCTCAAACTAGAAACATCAAATCCATGTAAATCCAATGCCCAACTCTCACTTCTTTAATGATCCAATGTCAAAGGAACTTCAGGCACTGACAACCActtatgattatattttatagtaGCTGGTAATGCAGGTTGTTATTACTCTGGGATCgcattaattaattccttTCTAATATTATGTAAATGGATCAGTTTACTTAAATGAGGGACTGTGATCCACAATCAAATCTATCAGATTGTAGTAGCAATCACTTTTTTGAGTTGACTCAAACGTTCTCCCTTAAGAGCTATTGACATAGAAACCTAAATTCGAGGCTGTTATTATCAGTTCAACTGACTCAATGGTTTTAAGGACGATATAAAAGAGATCACCTAATTATTGTTGTGTCCAATACCCTTTAATTTTCGCGAAAGAGGAGGGGGATTGAAAGATGACAACCCCAACTATTACACGTTCTATTTAATAGCCTTATTGTCATCATTTAAGAGTAAGGTTGGTTTGATAGCTGGTTGGAGGATATCGTTTAATTACAAATCCCCTATTTCTTTTAGTGATAATGAATCTTCATTCGAAATTTTGCCTTTGCAAAGATATTGATAATGTGATAGATTGGCAATTATTTCTTAGACTCTTCTTAAATGAAATCTAGCTGTTCTTTCATTAAACTCATCTATATGATTATTGAAACCTGTACCTAATAACACTTGCAACTTTCCTCCGTCGGGAATGGAAAACTCACTGTACTCATTGATTCGCTATCCTTTATGAGAAAAGTAGAAATTTTGAAAGAGGGACAATATTGTGGATTCTGTAAGATATTGTCTGACTTCTAGCAAAGTTTCAGCTATCTCTAGTGGCCAAGTATATTTGTCATAGAAGtctaaatacaattttacACTTTCTTCTTTTGTTTGTTTCATCTCAAATCGACcgcaaattaaattaatatgcaAAAATCCTAACTTAAATATGCTAAAACACCGTAATATCTAAGGAGAAGCTCATTGAATTCGTAAAATTCATCGAGTCCTAAAAAGATAGCAAATTAAACCCAAGACCAGATGACTGGTAGCCAACTACAGTTAGAAATGTCGAAAtcctaataataatcatttcatAGTTCTAGTAGTCCCGTCGGTCATTGTTAGTCAGTTAGGTGAGATCTACGTTAATAAATAGCTCTAAAACATTTCAGCATCCTCCCTCCCCAACTAGAACTTTGTAAAAGAGACCCTCTTAAATCATATCGAAATAACAACTTCAATCTATGCATGAACGATCGATCATTAAAATGTTAGGATTGAATTTGGAAGCTATTTGCACCAAAAGTTCTCATGAGAAGAATAAGATGGTCTTCATTTGTCAATATCCAAATTGTGAGGCAGATAATAGGTTAGGTTGCTCttattgttaaattgaataacatGGTAATCATGCATCTCAAAATATGGAGATCTAAACATTTTGCAAAATATTCGATGACAGAAGACATTaagtaaattcaatataCCATTATAACCTAGTTTGACAACCtttgcaattaaattatgagaGTTCCtgataaaattacttaagtAAGAACATTTTTTGCAAAATTGAGAATAACTGTCTAAGAAAGATTATAgtaaatagaagaaaatgtaattaaatcaattgatgaAGCATTATCATGGTAACCTTTAGAAAGAGATCTTCAAAATAGAGTAAACTACTTAAGcaacaaaaatatatttgatatgaCCTAAGAAGAACTCAAAGAAAGTTTAAGTTTCATATAAGGTAAACATCTATCTGAAGTTGAATACATTATTGATGAAACTGAAAAGTATCTGACAACAAAAGTTGATTAAGTTCAATAATCTTGGAATGATTTCAGagaacaattataatttgaattaagcaCTGCTTTAG
This window of the Paramecium tetraurelia macronuclear, complete genome genome carries:
- a CDS encoding RNA helicase; this translates as MGKDKKKSKSRSKSNKKKEKKEKKEKKSKAKKDSIKKESIKKKESVKKESQKKNKKQKESKKKEKKSRKKSHSTSPINAQKKQAQDEQKLKDDEQKRLSRLMKAKLIKFQNSDDDDDDDKKEFVYKDPEVIEPILPPDEQLYDWSQKNQEKQIQDALKKCRLVGEKLFYDSDGIEEDDNAEEQYQEENGNDNRQDAKMQEEEDQEAQKQVEKVEKQQQERFLIGKKTLNNDSDSDSEDENASKVKYFTKNLQSISKLKELQQQPQQQFSRPQIKRRWREEQYDDQEEDPLEAFMRQVETEATQQADEDERRRKEEEEKEKKRKQAIEEELRKLNAQKVITYEDIIQNSVNQTNEKKNTNGMEIEQGQETQNQQKELEQQQIIEEDEEDNKFYEQFMKELKKKELEEKMRQREDEDEAEDVDLEQQQMLALLEEEPDIFDKQKKLEKKELKPVDHSTIDYQPFRKDFYREVSELVQMTPEEAKKLRQQLGDIKVRGKDVPKPIQNWYQCGLNDRVLNVLIEKKKFINPFPIQAQAVPCIMSGRDFIGIAETGSGKTLAYLLPLLRHVLDQPALKDGDGPIAIIMAPTRELAHQIYVNCRWFTSILNLNVVCCVGGAGIAGQLSDLKRGTEIVVCTPGRMIDVLTTSNGKITNLRRVTYVVIDEADRMFDLGFEPQICKIIQNIRPDRQLVMFSATFPKNVEQLAKRVLRKPIECIVGGRGQAGGNIEQIIEFMDESDKLYKLLLLFQEWYTKGSILIFVEKQTEADDLFKELLKYGYKSFVLHGGMDPQDREFTIHDFKKGIRTIMVATSVLARGLDIKHICLVINFSCPNHMEDYIHRIGRTGRAGQKGTAITFFTPQDEHLANDLVYLLEKSEQQLPEKLKEYQKSFMEKVKAGEAKIYRNKNRAGGGFTFGPEEEQKFQDFRAQMRKKFGLEGLMMDEQSSDDEKVLEEIAKGKLSEEERLKKQEERDRVERERIMQLIKDPALKSQILSEATKAANLCINSGGSREQVANAAMDAIKRVLKQHSQVNKSIEGGIEEAMQIINEFEERERNNHDFVSYDFEINDYPTQARLKILSKEFLNMIHELTNCQISQRGSLVEPGKKPLPGQKKLFLRIEGENEYFVMSAYKEIKRMAQDLTLNQIQDNYAGIQTNSKLI
- a CDS encoding Tyrosine aminotransferase — encoded protein: MSQIGYDIVKSEIPKSQNHSYCHSTGTQVRKYQLQSENKWQIDLEDLKSDFLYVINPSNPCGSVFSKEHVQEIIDWANQNRVLIVADEIYYGMSFGEFGPIIRLGEMDKMFFTPVWQISWMIFYDKNHYAVEIKQAMYNICQFLLYANVFVINSLPQILDQLTIFYARDRMTHFKENHDFLIQELDQIRGLKCIPAQGTFYLTVLIDLEVFQVKSDTEFAKKLLGEENIILLPLSWNGTEKYQGFRMLTIATKDVYVEMIGRLKEFVKRL
- a CDS encoding Translation initiation factor; translation: MKQTKEESVKLYLDFYDKYTWPLEIAETLLEVRQYLTESTILSLFQNFYFSHKGQRINEYSEFSIPDGGKLQVLLDEFNERTARFHLRRVQEIIANLSHYQYLCKGKISNEDSLSLKEIGDLQLNDILQPAIKPTLLLNDDNKAIKQNVQQLGLSSFNPPPLSRKLKGDLFYIVLKTIESVELIITASNLGFYVNSSQGRTFESTQKSDCYYNLIDLIVDHSPSFKKELINAIPEQQQPALPATIKYNHKWLSVPEVPLTLDHQRSESWALDLHGFDVSSLRDWNEELQVFRSLPKIDLIQKLNRDKALSKVYGDFVEAAVRGACAVVDKIIQPLNPMDVECQQVYVYNQIFFSFAMETPEDFRQESGPDATPTVSTTNCDFRNLQILHKLDIPGLSVLNTCLVDYKGRRVIAQSIIPGILNSDHSNCTQYGSIDDGKTIQKSEEFHKVMSKTCEFFHLDTDIVFLDSNQQKYSMAGSIEVKGIMGSDKRMYLLDLLRLSPRDYNYQGENNQCCVLRYELLQNYWVVNTIQKIKQNNSDDPKTQQEAYQNIQNLLIGNPKEGLKLNPALGTKTALQTSEKLTQQEEDLKKLATFLLNQAIPQLIQELSQPETSRHSDLSISDIFHSHGVNMRYLGKVISFIRSEEQPSLRLTLERVVFAKTLKHIFRESMRQAPQNQLSQILSHLLNVIFSNSNPSVNNNKQEEKKKKKKNKNKSTQNGDKPHFRCLIQANNYQYPTYQEVWDQINKIAEARYQHKIDSSILNKKGFHKLSCLRELCQQIGLQLVARDYHDFQPSDIVGIQPIIKFIEQVSEDAKNNIEIGQKYMLEHQNLHQALESYLTASQIILNLHGQMHKELANCYSKISAVYLRKQEYDAAIHFQKQAIQIYTAIYGYDHPLTIQAITALSLYYFSTKSYKEAFNHMLHTLYLANLIGGEGQEVFNQYTNLSLLYSESGQHQSALNCLFEGLEKCESLFKSFSGTETQQYKLRISGYYSAIALEHGEIGDFQKAVEFQERASDLLKRTLKPEDTRVKEADALLANLKKALNEKRKDTQQSNLDSRRQFGTNRNQQLKTEQQTQQISEETYVETDKEREALLQKLRAAKQSMKFKNKNQMDINRYILAQQLYRQQQQQQKE